The following proteins are encoded in a genomic region of Liolophura sinensis isolate JHLJ2023 chromosome 7, CUHK_Ljap_v2, whole genome shotgun sequence:
- the LOC135471119 gene encoding transmembrane protein 243-like, protein MASASPSSSRYDDPAQKPLFGEPKSRDRVANLVVGVLTSIAVLVTLISAFIFPQWPPNGVNVFFAIVIVFICGSHLLLIFWYRQGDLEPKFRTMIFYNAFTIVLLCVCGNLYIHAVGGSTGGKGGNSTKP, encoded by the exons ATGGCGTCAGCTAGTCCTAGTTCAAGCAGATATGATGACCCAGCGCAGAAGCCACTGTTTGGCGAGCCAAAGTCCAGG GACAGGGTGGCAAATcttgttgttggtgttttaaCTTCAATAGCTGTATTG gtcaCATTGATCAGTGCCTTCATATTCCCGCAGTGGCCGCCGAATGGTGTGAATGTGTTCTTTGCCATTGTGATAGTGTTTATTTGTGGCTCTCATTTACTGCTG ATATTTTGGTATCGCCAAGGTGATTTGGAACCGAAATTTAGAACAATGATATTTTACAATGCGTTTACAATTGTTCTTCTGTGTGTTTGTGGAAACCTGTACATTCATGCAGTTGGTGGAAGTACTGGAGGGAAGGGAGGCAACTCCACTAAACCATGA